The stretch of DNA GTCCGGTGCAGCGACGGCGGGGTGCCGATCAGGACCAGGTCGGGGCGGACCGCGTCGAGCATCGCGTCGAAGTCCGCGTAGCCCTCGACGTCCATGTCCCGCGCCGCCGCCTCGGCGCGGAACGCGGTGAGCCGAGCGGGGTCGACGTCGACGGCGGCTCTCAGCTCGATCCGGTCGGAGTGGGCCCGCAGCGCGGGCAGATGACTTCCGGTGACGATGCCGCCCGCGCCGACGACAGCGGCCCGTAGACGGGTGGAAGTGGAGGACATACGGTCTCCTCGAACGAGCTTAGAAAGCGCTTGCACCGGTGCCGACCCTAGGCACCGCGGGAATGTCAGGACAAGACCTCGGAGCCGAAAACTGAAACGAACTGAAACGACTCAATGATGTGGACGGCGAACGTTGCCGCGCGCTCACCACCTCCCCCCGCGACGCCCACATCCGGCCGTCCGCACACTCAATCTCCTGAACGGATTCACGCATGCCCATCGACGCCGCGCGCCGTCGCCGCTGTGCCGTGGTGGGACTCGGCGCCCGCGCCCAGCTCTTCACCGAGGCGCTCGCCGGTCCCTACGCGGACCGGATCGAGCTGGCCGGTTTCTGCGATGTCAACGCGCACCGCATGGCCGTCCACAACGACTGGATCGAGGCCGCCCACCCCGGCCGCCCACCCGTGCCGACGTACTCCGCGGACGACTTCGAGGAGATGCTGCGCCGTGAACGCGTCGACCTCGTCGTGGTCTGCACCGTCGACCACCTCCACGACCACTACATCGTGCGGGCCCTCGAAGCGGGCTGCGACGTGGTCACCGAGAAGCCGATGACCACGACCGCCGAGCGCGCCCGCCGCATCCTCGACGCACAGCGCCGCACGGGCGGTGAGGTCCGGGTCGCCTTCAACTACCGCTACAACCCTGTGCATTCGGCCGTGCGCGAGCTCCTGGCGGACGGCTCGATCGGCGAGGTCGGCTCGGTGCACTTCGAGTGGCTGCTCGACCTGCGGCACGGCGCGGACTACTTCCGCCGCTGGCACCGCGACAAGGCGAACTCCGGCGGTCTGATGGTGCACAAGGCCACCCACCACTTCGACCTGGTCAACTGGTGGCTGGACACGCGGCCCGAGACCGTCTACGCCCAGGGCGGGCTCTTCTTCTACGGCGACGAGGCGGGCGCCCGGCGCGGCCTGGCCCGCGACTACACCCGCGCCCACGGCTCCCCCGCCGCCGAGGACGACCCCTTCGCCATCCGCCTGGCCGACTCGTCCGTACTCAGCGCCTTGTACCTGGAAGCGGAGGGTGAGGACGGCTACCACCGCGACCAGAACGTGTTCGGGCCCGGGGTGAGCATCGAGGACGACATGGCGGTCCTGGTGCGTTACTCCTCCGGCGCGACCCTGACGTACCACCTGACTGCGTACGCGCCATGGGAGGGCTACCGGATCGCCTTCAACGGCAGCGAGGGACGCGTCGAACTCCTCGTGGAGGAGTCCACCTGGACGCGCCCCGACGTGCGGACCGAGGGAGCGAGCGCCGTCATGCACGGCGCGGCGGTCGGCGACGAGGCCGGGCGCACCCAACTCCTGTTGCGCCGCTTCTGGGAGGAGCCGCGGGAAGTGAAGGTGCCCTCAGGCGTGGGCGGCCACGGCGGCGGGGACGTGCGCATGCTGGCCGATCTCTTCGGCGAGCGTGCCCCGGGCGACGCGGACTCCCTGGGCCGGGCGGCGGACGCCGTCGACGGAGCCCGCTCGCTGGCCACGGGCCTCGCCGCGAACCACTCCTTCGCCACGGGGATGCCGGTCGACGCGCGCCGCCTCCTGGACATCTGAAAAAGCGTCCGGGTCCGGCCCATGTGGGCCGGACCCGGACGTACCGCTCAGAGAACTCAGACCAGGTCGAACCGGTCGAGGTTCATGACCTTGACCCAGGCCGCGACGAAGTCCTTGACGAACTTCTCCTTCGCGTCATCGCTCGCGTAGACCTCGGCGAGCGCGCGCAGCTCGGAGTTCGAGCCGAAGACGAGGTCGGCGCGGGTGCCGGTCCACTTGACCGCGCCGCTCGCGTCACGGCCCTCGAACTCGTTCTGCGCCTCGGACGTCGACTTCCAGGTCGTGCCCATGTCGAGCAGATTGACGAAGAAGTCGTTCGACAGGGTGCCCGGCTTGTCCGTGAACACGCCGTGCTTCGACCCGGCGTGGTTGGCGCCAAGGACGCGCAGTCCGCCGACGAGGACCGTCAGCTCGGGCGCGCTCAGGGTCAGCAGGTTCGCCTTGTCGATCAGCAGGAACTCGGCCGGCAGGCGGTTGCCCTTGCCGACGAAGTTGCGGAAGCCGTCGTTGGTCGGCTCGAGCGCGGCGAACGACTCGACGTCCGTCTGCTCCTGCGAGGCGTCGACACGGCCCGGCGTGAACGGCACCTCGACCTGGACGCCCGCGTCCTTGGCCGCCTTCTCGACCGCCACGGACCCGGCGAGGACGACCAGGTCGGCCACCGAGACCTTCTTGGCACCGGAGTTGAAGGACGACTGGATGCCCTCGAGCGTGCGAAGGACCTGCGCGAGGTCGTCCGGGTTGTTCACCTCCCAGCTGCGCTGCGGCTCCAGGCGGATGCGACCGCCGTTGGCGCCACCGCGCTTGTCGCTGCCGCGGAAGGAGGACGCCGCGGCCCAGGCCACGGAGACCAGCTGCGCGGTGGTGAGGTCCGAGGCGAGGATCTCCTCCTTGAGCGATGCGATGTCCGAGGCGTCGACCGGCTCGCCCTCGGCCGCCGGCAGCGGGTCCTGCCACAGCAGCACCTCGTCGGGCACCTCCGGGCCGAGGTAGCGCCCGATCGGGCCCATGTCACGGTGCGTCAGCTTGTACCAGGCGCGGGCGAAGGCGTCCGCGAACTGGTCCGGGTTCTCGTAGAAACGCCGCGAGATCTGCTCGTAGACCGGGTCGAAGCGCAGCGCCAGGTCGGTGGTGAGCATCATCGGGAGGCGCTTCTTCGACGCGTCGAACGCGTCGGGGATGATCGCCTCGGCGTTCGTCGCCACCCACTGGTTCGCACCCGCCGGGCTCTGGGTGAGCTCGTAGTCGTACTCGAAGAGGTGCTTGAAGAAGTCGTGGCCCCACTGCGTGGGCGTGGTGGTCCAGATGACCTCGAGGCCGCTGGTGATCGCGTCCTTGCCCACGCCGGTGCCGTGGGTGTTCTTCCAGCCGAAGCCCTGCTGCTCCATGAGCGCGGCCTCGGGGTCGTCGCCGACGGCCTCGCTCGGTCCCGCGCCGTGGGTCTTGCCGAAGGTGTGGCCGCCCGCGATGAGCGCGACGGTCTCTTCGTCGTTCATCGCCATGCGGCGGAACGTCTCACGGATGTCGCGGGCCGCGGCAACCGGGTCCGGGTTGCCGTTGGGGCCCTCGGGGTTGACGTAGATGAGACCCATCTGGACCGCGCCGAGCGGGTTCTCGAGCTCGCGGTCGCCGGTGTAGCGCTCGTCGTCGAGCCAGGTGGTCTCGGGGCCCCAGTACACGTCCTCGTCGGGCTCCCACACGTCGGCACGGCCACCGGCGAAGCCGAAGGTCTCCAAGCCCATCGTCTCCAGGGCGACGTTTCCGGTGAGGACCATGAGGTCGGCCCAGGAAAGACTCTGACCGTACTTCTTCTTCACCGGCCACAGGAGCCGGCGCGCCTTGTCGAGGCTGACGTTGTCCGGCCAGCTGTTGAGCGGCGCGAAGCGCTGCTGCCCCGCACCGGCACCGCCGCGGCCGTCGCTGATCCGGTAGGTGCCCGCGCTGTGCCAGGCCATGCGGATCATCAGCGGGCCGTAGTTGCCGAAGTCGGCGGGCCACCAGTCCTGCGAGGTGGTGAGGACCTCGGCGATGTCGCGTTTCACGGCCGGCAGGTCGAGGCTCTTGAACGCCTCGGCGTAGTCGAACTCCTCACCCAGGGGGTTGGCCACGGCGGGGTTCTTGGCGAGGATCTTCAGGTTGAGCCGCTCCGGCCACCACTGGCGGTTTCCACCGCCCTGGGTCGGGTGCGGCGCGCGACCGTGCGCTACCGGGCAGCCGCCAGTCTCTTCCGGCTTCGGGTCGGTGACGATCGCGTCATGGTTCTCAGTCATGGGAATCCTTCCGGACGGGGCGGATCACGGTGCTCAGAAACTGCGAACGGCGAAACGGTCGGGGGCGCCCGGGGACGGCACGGACCCCGGCGGCCGGGAAACCGGCGCCGAGGTGATCACCGTCCAAGGGCCGGTGCGCGCGTGAGCGGTGCGCTCGCGGGACTGCTTCTCCGCGAACGGGGTACCGGATGCCGGGGCGAACGGACCCGTCTCCTGAAGTCACGTGCTGTTCCCTGCTGTTGCCCTGTCCCTTGGCCGTCGGCCGGAACTGATCCTACGATGGACCAAGTCCAAGTCAATACGACAGACGGGTCCGTACGAATTCAGTCGTCAGACGATGCACAGTTAGGCTGGTAGGCATGAGCGATCTTCTGGGACGGCTCCGCGGACGTGGGTGGCGGATGACCGCTCAACGCCGGGTGGTCGCCGAGGTACTCGACGGTGAACACGTCCATCTGACCGCGGACGAGGTGCTCGCGCGCGCCACGGACCGGCTGCCGGAGATCTCCCGTGCCACGGTCTACAACACCCTCGGTGAGCTGGTCTCCCTCGGCGAGGTGATCGAGGTCTCCACCGGCCGCGCGAAGCGGTACGACCCGAACGCCCACCACCCCCACCAGCACTTGGTGTGCTCGGGCTGCGGCGCCATCCGCGACGTACACCCCGGCGGCGACCCCCTGGCCGCGCTGCCGGACTCCGAACGCTTCGGCTTCACCGTGTCCGAGGCCGAGGTGACGTACCGCGGGGTGTGCCCGGACTGCGCCCGGAAGTGACGGAACGCCTGAGGTCCGCTCGGCCCACGCCACAGGAGGCAGCGCCATGACCGCTCTCGACTCCGCCATCCCCCGGTTCCACCTGGCCATGCCGGTCGACGACCTCGCCGCGGCGCGTCTCTTCTACGGCGAGGTCCTCGGCCTGGAGGAGGGCCGCAGCGCGGACACCTGGGTGGACTGGAATCTGCACGGCCACCAGTTCGTCACGCACCTCGCGCCGAAAGGCCCTCAGCGCATCCAGAACCCGGTCGACGGCCACGACGTCCCGGTGCCGCACTTCGGACTGATCCTGCCGGTCCCCGAGTTCCAGAAGCTCGCCGAGCGACTGCGTACGGCGGGCATCGAGTTCGTCATCGAACCGTACGTCCGCTTCGAGGGCCAGAAGGGCGAACAGCGGACGATGTTCCTCCTCGACCCCGCCGGCAACGCCCTGGAGTTCAAGGCGTTCGCCGACGACTCCCAGGTGTTCGCCACCTGACCCCCTCCGCGACGGGCGCCGGCTACGGCGCCATCTCGTACTCCCCCG from Streptomyces sp. BA2 encodes:
- a CDS encoding Fur family transcriptional regulator — protein: MSDLLGRLRGRGWRMTAQRRVVAEVLDGEHVHLTADEVLARATDRLPEISRATVYNTLGELVSLGEVIEVSTGRAKRYDPNAHHPHQHLVCSGCGAIRDVHPGGDPLAALPDSERFGFTVSEAEVTYRGVCPDCARK
- a CDS encoding Gfo/Idh/MocA family protein; the encoded protein is MPIDAARRRRCAVVGLGARAQLFTEALAGPYADRIELAGFCDVNAHRMAVHNDWIEAAHPGRPPVPTYSADDFEEMLRRERVDLVVVCTVDHLHDHYIVRALEAGCDVVTEKPMTTTAERARRILDAQRRTGGEVRVAFNYRYNPVHSAVRELLADGSIGEVGSVHFEWLLDLRHGADYFRRWHRDKANSGGLMVHKATHHFDLVNWWLDTRPETVYAQGGLFFYGDEAGARRGLARDYTRAHGSPAAEDDPFAIRLADSSVLSALYLEAEGEDGYHRDQNVFGPGVSIEDDMAVLVRYSSGATLTYHLTAYAPWEGYRIAFNGSEGRVELLVEESTWTRPDVRTEGASAVMHGAAVGDEAGRTQLLLRRFWEEPREVKVPSGVGGHGGGDVRMLADLFGERAPGDADSLGRAADAVDGARSLATGLAANHSFATGMPVDARRLLDI
- a CDS encoding VOC family protein, with amino-acid sequence MTALDSAIPRFHLAMPVDDLAAARLFYGEVLGLEEGRSADTWVDWNLHGHQFVTHLAPKGPQRIQNPVDGHDVPVPHFGLILPVPEFQKLAERLRTAGIEFVIEPYVRFEGQKGEQRTMFLLDPAGNALEFKAFADDSQVFAT
- the katG gene encoding catalase/peroxidase HPI, coding for MTENHDAIVTDPKPEETGGCPVAHGRAPHPTQGGGNRQWWPERLNLKILAKNPAVANPLGEEFDYAEAFKSLDLPAVKRDIAEVLTTSQDWWPADFGNYGPLMIRMAWHSAGTYRISDGRGGAGAGQQRFAPLNSWPDNVSLDKARRLLWPVKKKYGQSLSWADLMVLTGNVALETMGLETFGFAGGRADVWEPDEDVYWGPETTWLDDERYTGDRELENPLGAVQMGLIYVNPEGPNGNPDPVAAARDIRETFRRMAMNDEETVALIAGGHTFGKTHGAGPSEAVGDDPEAALMEQQGFGWKNTHGTGVGKDAITSGLEVIWTTTPTQWGHDFFKHLFEYDYELTQSPAGANQWVATNAEAIIPDAFDASKKRLPMMLTTDLALRFDPVYEQISRRFYENPDQFADAFARAWYKLTHRDMGPIGRYLGPEVPDEVLLWQDPLPAAEGEPVDASDIASLKEEILASDLTTAQLVSVAWAAASSFRGSDKRGGANGGRIRLEPQRSWEVNNPDDLAQVLRTLEGIQSSFNSGAKKVSVADLVVLAGSVAVEKAAKDAGVQVEVPFTPGRVDASQEQTDVESFAALEPTNDGFRNFVGKGNRLPAEFLLIDKANLLTLSAPELTVLVGGLRVLGANHAGSKHGVFTDKPGTLSNDFFVNLLDMGTTWKSTSEAQNEFEGRDASGAVKWTGTRADLVFGSNSELRALAEVYASDDAKEKFVKDFVAAWVKVMNLDRFDLV